One window of Dyadobacter sandarakinus genomic DNA carries:
- a CDS encoding malectin domain-containing carbohydrate-binding protein — translation MNESLRVQPSPPLRKIRKAALAGSLAMMMCLGHEAGAGAAAPLAGPCAPVSTLDCNALTVGMPYNLSFTSGVTNSIVDKNGTGTGFTAVNTYSGTRLSADGSVSNASVPGYTPSKITVTGGRLQVVASKGIDFQANNNQINTLSVRVLATQKFQIEVKLLNPVNGADSQQGGIWYGLNDKTFVKLGVTGNRVELRKEFNDVSSTTSGTGNPDQRRTGVISNLNTQTVWLRLVIDAGTNTAEGFYSTNGTTYTSTGAGYGTSGVSISGTGLTAGEQYAGIFSTYRNASAAVTYTYDDFAVTSLASQASASINFRPSGSAAPSGYTADNGLPFDAGRKFGWLTATTSQPSDYSANTRLRTGTGDARQLSLIQMQSNANNTTPGKWEYVVPNGSYRVSVSAGDNNYFDSNHQVNVEGLPAITDFAGSSATKFRVGTALVQVSDGRLTIDATGGTNTKMNYVTFAPATAVTDNTAPTASARFTGSLMSAGVYNGAVRVIMTAADNGGSGLKTFQYALNGGSFTNYTAPFSVSTPGNYSYVIRVVDGNNNTTTTSAFSFSIFAPASPGAYMVLRNLDGFPANDQLTFSRIQIPWRRTSPEVTPYNRNHDVVKLRIQSKGSGSLTVSNLVLSNPSAWKVIAINSDSSAATPVSINPRGSVDVAIRFTALDASTRVKVFHDTLTINSNDGNTPARKVVLHGLYQRMGEGKNEPHAQEIINAFGFTSKTGYGYEDNGNNGNSVMPSSNEVPISYFVRADATKPVTVRQLAAYHGCCAATETFRYFAKGSGTLNAVYAHDPLDGQSLSPRLRNSTQAAIGTFSPAGSFGIRLGTTSSSDRTQNAGGIIGIRFLRAIDMNGNFVPNTYFVNHDYIDNSFTNYDYQDNIYIIENVKPETGTVNYSDLASTTSSAINFNPTLTGANSSSTVTLKNMGTTYSNGSSDPSITIKSVRIVGPNASEFSYTALSTTSLAVQATTPLTVRFAPSSAGIKNAAILVNYNNSKSPLRIPLYGIANSNASTVSVVRRIKSGSNAALTVGGDTYEADNTYRTGSIQLDTQSPPNGVAGTDIDALYQSYLSASTDLAQTGYDIPVSNGNYLVRMHFIENFFTEDGARVFGTTIENQPVLSNFDIFAEAGYRTALVKDFAATVSDGVLTIRYNPSVNRVAIAAIEIFRLVNSGARIAAEPENEIVGESGAMEMAVYPNPAAGGEVYLDLRNFGKNEPVDVSVVNLFGTAVKRQQVATDAEGRARAILYQNEKPAKGIYLIRAQSSSGALTTKLLVE, via the coding sequence ATGAATGAAAGTTTACGTGTCCAACCCAGCCCCCCGCTAAGAAAAATCCGGAAAGCCGCCCTGGCAGGCTCCCTGGCGATGATGATGTGTCTCGGCCATGAGGCCGGGGCTGGTGCTGCTGCCCCGCTGGCCGGTCCGTGCGCTCCTGTAAGTACGCTGGATTGCAATGCACTTACCGTAGGCATGCCTTATAATCTTTCATTTACCTCGGGTGTAACCAATAGCATTGTTGACAAAAATGGCACAGGTACCGGCTTTACCGCAGTAAATACGTACTCGGGTACCAGGCTGTCTGCCGACGGATCTGTTTCCAATGCATCGGTTCCGGGATATACACCATCCAAAATCACCGTCACCGGCGGCCGCCTGCAGGTAGTTGCCAGCAAAGGAATTGACTTTCAGGCCAACAACAATCAGATCAATACCCTGAGTGTGCGGGTGCTGGCTACACAAAAATTTCAGATCGAGGTCAAACTTTTGAATCCTGTAAATGGAGCCGACTCGCAGCAAGGCGGTATATGGTACGGTCTGAATGACAAAACATTCGTGAAGCTGGGCGTGACTGGCAACAGGGTTGAACTTCGCAAAGAGTTTAATGACGTGTCGAGCACCACTTCGGGCACCGGCAACCCTGATCAGCGCCGGACAGGTGTGATCAGTAACCTGAACACCCAGACCGTGTGGCTGCGCCTCGTGATCGATGCAGGTACGAACACCGCAGAAGGATTTTACTCCACAAATGGAACCACCTATACAAGTACAGGCGCAGGCTACGGCACTTCCGGGGTAAGCATTTCGGGAACAGGGCTTACCGCCGGCGAGCAGTATGCGGGTATTTTTTCAACTTACCGCAATGCATCCGCAGCGGTTACCTATACTTATGACGATTTCGCGGTAACATCCCTTGCCAGCCAGGCGAGTGCGAGTATCAACTTTCGCCCGTCGGGCAGTGCGGCACCTTCCGGCTATACGGCGGATAACGGTTTGCCATTTGATGCAGGCCGCAAGTTCGGCTGGCTTACCGCCACTACTTCGCAGCCTTCGGATTACAGCGCCAATACCCGCCTGCGGACCGGAACCGGCGATGCACGCCAGCTGTCGCTGATTCAGATGCAATCAAATGCCAACAACACAACACCCGGCAAGTGGGAGTATGTGGTGCCCAATGGAAGTTACAGAGTATCCGTCAGTGCCGGCGACAATAATTATTTTGACAGCAACCACCAGGTCAATGTGGAAGGCCTGCCTGCCATCACGGACTTTGCCGGTTCGTCGGCGACCAAGTTCAGGGTAGGCACCGCGCTGGTGCAGGTTTCGGATGGAAGGCTTACCATTGATGCAACCGGCGGTACCAACACCAAAATGAACTACGTGACATTTGCGCCGGCTACTGCTGTTACCGACAACACTGCACCTACGGCCAGTGCGCGTTTTACCGGCAGTCTGATGTCGGCAGGTGTGTACAACGGTGCAGTAAGGGTGATCATGACTGCGGCTGACAACGGAGGCTCGGGACTGAAGACTTTTCAGTATGCATTGAACGGAGGTTCTTTTACCAACTACACCGCACCGTTCAGCGTAAGTACGCCAGGCAATTACAGCTACGTGATCCGGGTTGTGGACGGAAATAACAATACAACTACGACAAGTGCATTCAGTTTCTCGATTTTCGCTCCTGCTTCACCGGGTGCATACATGGTATTGCGCAACCTGGATGGCTTCCCGGCAAACGATCAGCTGACTTTTTCACGCATTCAGATCCCATGGAGACGTACATCGCCTGAGGTAACTCCCTACAACCGGAATCATGATGTTGTAAAACTGAGAATCCAGAGCAAGGGATCGGGCAGTCTAACGGTCAGCAATCTGGTTTTGTCGAACCCATCAGCCTGGAAGGTCATTGCAATCAACTCCGACAGTTCGGCGGCAACACCGGTTTCAATCAATCCGCGCGGATCGGTGGATGTGGCGATCAGGTTCACGGCACTCGATGCTTCCACACGGGTGAAGGTTTTTCATGATACGCTGACGATCAACAGCAATGATGGAAATACACCGGCCCGGAAAGTTGTGCTGCACGGTTTGTACCAGCGCATGGGTGAAGGTAAAAATGAACCCCATGCACAGGAAATCATCAATGCATTCGGTTTTACTTCCAAAACCGGTTACGGATACGAAGACAATGGAAACAATGGCAACTCGGTAATGCCCAGCTCCAACGAAGTGCCCATTTCTTATTTTGTCAGAGCGGATGCGACAAAGCCGGTGACAGTACGCCAGCTGGCTGCTTACCACGGGTGCTGTGCTGCTACGGAAACGTTCCGTTATTTTGCCAAAGGATCAGGTACGCTGAACGCAGTGTACGCCCATGATCCGCTGGACGGACAATCGCTAAGTCCAAGGCTCCGCAATTCGACCCAGGCTGCGATAGGAACGTTCAGCCCTGCGGGCAGTTTCGGTATCCGTCTGGGAACCACTTCCTCTTCGGACCGTACGCAGAATGCCGGTGGTATCATCGGGATCCGTTTCCTGCGTGCGATTGATATGAACGGCAATTTTGTTCCGAATACCTACTTTGTGAACCACGATTATATCGACAACTCATTCACGAATTATGATTATCAGGACAACATTTACATCATTGAAAATGTAAAGCCGGAAACAGGTACCGTGAATTACTCCGACCTGGCCAGTACGACCTCCTCAGCCATCAACTTCAATCCCACGCTCACAGGCGCCAATTCGTCCTCGACCGTGACGTTGAAAAACATGGGTACAACCTATTCCAACGGCAGCTCCGACCCAAGTATTACCATCAAGAGCGTCAGGATTGTGGGGCCTAATGCCAGTGAATTTTCCTACACGGCACTGAGCACAACGTCCCTGGCCGTACAGGCTACTACGCCTTTAACAGTCCGGTTTGCACCGTCAAGTGCAGGTATCAAAAATGCGGCAATCCTGGTCAACTACAATAATTCAAAGTCGCCGCTGCGCATTCCGCTCTATGGAATTGCAAACAGCAATGCGTCTACCGTGAGCGTTGTACGACGGATCAAATCCGGTTCGAACGCAGCATTGACCGTGGGTGGTGATACGTATGAAGCCGATAACACCTATCGCACAGGCTCCATACAACTGGATACGCAAAGCCCGCCGAATGGCGTGGCCGGAACCGATATCGATGCATTGTACCAGAGCTATCTTTCCGCCAGTACGGACTTGGCCCAGACCGGCTACGACATTCCGGTGAGCAATGGTAACTACCTGGTGAGAATGCACTTTATCGAAAACTTCTTTACAGAAGACGGTGCGCGCGTTTTTGGTACCACCATTGAAAACCAGCCGGTACTTTCCAACTTCGACATTTTTGCAGAGGCAGGATACCGGACGGCCCTTGTGAAGGATTTTGCCGCCACAGTTTCGGATGGTGTGCTTACAATCCGCTACAATCCGTCTGTTAACCGGGTCGCGATTGCTGCCATTGAAATATTCAGGCTGGTAAACAGCGGTGCGAGGATCGCAGCTGAGCCGGAAAATGAGATCGTGGGCGAGTCGGGAGCCATGGAAATGGCCGTATACCCGAACCCCGCTGCGGGTGGAGAGGTTTACCTTGACCTGAGAAACTTTGGCAAGAATGAGCCCGTGGATGTATCGGTGGTTAACCTGTTTGGTACTGCGGTAAAACGTCAGCAGGTGGCAACGGATGCAGAAGGCAGGGCCCGCGCAATTTTGTATCAGAATGAAAAACCTGCAAAGGGAATTTACCTGATCCGTGCGCAGTCATCCTCCGGAGCACTTACTACGAAGCTGCTTGTGGAGTAA
- a CDS encoding (2Fe-2S)-binding protein yields the protein MHTHLSAFPDSPAKDNPGFATRLVTLTVNGNPVVLDVQPWVSLLDALRDRAGLTGTKKGCDHGQCGACTVLCDGERVLSCLSLAVMKDGSEITTIEGVARDGVLQPIQQAFIDHDAFQCGYCTPGQICSAIGLMREGKAKSRDEVKELMSGNLCRCGANTQIIDAIMKVQENQTR from the coding sequence ATGCACACCCACCTGTCTGCTTTTCCCGATTCGCCCGCGAAAGATAATCCCGGCTTCGCCACCCGCCTCGTAACGCTCACTGTCAATGGTAATCCCGTTGTGCTTGATGTTCAGCCCTGGGTAAGTTTGCTCGACGCCCTGCGCGACCGTGCCGGACTTACCGGTACAAAAAAAGGATGTGATCATGGTCAGTGCGGGGCTTGCACGGTACTTTGTGACGGCGAGCGCGTGCTGAGCTGCCTCAGTCTCGCGGTCATGAAAGACGGTTCCGAAATCACCACCATTGAAGGCGTGGCCCGGGATGGTGTGCTGCAACCCATTCAGCAGGCATTTATTGATCACGATGCATTCCAGTGCGGTTACTGCACCCCGGGACAAATCTGCAGTGCCATAGGTCTGATGCGCGAGGGCAAAGCCAAGAGCCGCGATGAGGTAAAAGAACTCATGAGCGGGAACCTGTGCCGCTGCGGTGCCAATACCCAGATTATTGATGCCATCATGAAAGTTCAGGAAAACCAGACACGATGA
- a CDS encoding FAD binding domain-containing protein, with translation MNPFAFAQANTVGEALAGVHDTERASFVAGGTNILDLMKYGVSHPGMLVDVTRIPDLNAISALPDGGLRLGALATNAHTAYHPEVEHRYPLLSKAILAGASPQIRNMATNGGNLLQRTRCYYFYDPDTPCNKREPGSGCSALHGYNRNMAILGTSPDCIAVFPSDMCVALAALDARVQVAGPAGERSIAFGDFHRLPGDKPEVDNTLAAGELITSIDLPAKGFEKYYTYLKIRDRSSYSFALISVALAFELEDGLIREARLALGGVAHKPWRSPEAEQYLAGKEPIPEHFSKAAALALDGAVGYEHNHFKIELARRAIVRTGMMALQPETQLPGAQPSL, from the coding sequence ATGAATCCATTTGCATTTGCTCAGGCAAACACGGTAGGCGAAGCGCTTGCCGGTGTACACGATACGGAGCGTGCCAGCTTTGTGGCGGGAGGCACCAACATCCTTGACCTCATGAAATACGGGGTATCGCATCCCGGCATGCTGGTGGATGTTACGCGTATTCCGGACTTAAACGCCATCAGCGCTTTGCCAGACGGAGGTCTACGGCTTGGCGCGCTCGCAACCAATGCGCATACAGCCTACCATCCGGAGGTTGAACATAGATACCCGCTGCTGTCAAAAGCGATACTGGCAGGTGCTTCTCCCCAGATCCGTAATATGGCCACCAATGGCGGCAACCTGCTGCAAAGGACCAGGTGCTACTATTTCTATGATCCCGATACGCCCTGCAATAAGCGCGAGCCCGGCAGCGGATGCTCCGCCCTCCACGGGTATAACCGGAATATGGCCATACTGGGTACAAGTCCCGATTGCATTGCCGTGTTTCCATCGGATATGTGCGTGGCACTGGCAGCGCTGGATGCACGGGTGCAGGTAGCCGGGCCGGCAGGGGAGAGGAGTATTGCATTCGGGGATTTTCACAGGCTGCCCGGCGATAAGCCGGAAGTAGACAACACACTGGCTGCGGGCGAGCTGATCACGTCGATTGACTTGCCTGCAAAGGGTTTTGAGAAGTATTATACCTATCTGAAAATCCGCGACCGGAGCTCATACTCCTTTGCGCTGATCTCGGTGGCCCTGGCTTTTGAACTGGAAGATGGCCTGATCCGTGAAGCAAGGCTGGCGCTTGGAGGCGTGGCCCACAAGCCCTGGCGCTCGCCCGAAGCCGAGCAGTACCTGGCGGGCAAGGAGCCAATACCTGAGCATTTCAGTAAAGCAGCAGCTCTCGCGCTTGATGGAGCCGTGGGATATGAACACAATCATTTCAAAATTGAACTTGCGCGGCGTGCCATTGTCCGTACCGGCATGATGGCCCTGCAACCGGAAACCCAGCTGCCCGGTGCGCAGCCTTCTCTTTAA
- a CDS encoding xanthine dehydrogenase family protein molybdopterin-binding subunit, with the protein MSIKGTIGEPVSRLEGELKVTGDARYAGDYPAADLLYGYVVNSVITKGTIEKMDTSRALAVPGVVKVFTHENKPSLAWFDFKYADMDAPPGSVFKPLHDDKILYNGQPIALVVADTFEAARFAATLVQVVYKEESFSTNIHDNAGKARDPKKGLATLLKPPPPKPQGDFDQAFSGAAAQVTAHIEHGTEHHNPMELFATTTVYEGKGKLTIYDKTQGTVNSQLYVCNVFGLKFKNVRVVSPYVGGAFGSVVAAAVPAVYVRDGSA; encoded by the coding sequence ATGTCGATAAAAGGAACAATTGGCGAGCCGGTGAGCCGGCTGGAAGGAGAACTTAAAGTAACGGGCGACGCCCGCTATGCCGGCGATTACCCTGCGGCAGACCTGCTTTACGGGTATGTGGTCAACAGTGTTATTACTAAAGGGACCATAGAAAAAATGGACACCTCGCGTGCATTGGCAGTACCCGGCGTAGTGAAGGTATTTACGCATGAAAACAAACCTTCTCTCGCATGGTTTGACTTCAAGTATGCAGATATGGATGCGCCGCCCGGATCGGTGTTCAAGCCTTTGCATGATGATAAGATCCTGTACAACGGACAGCCCATCGCGCTGGTCGTGGCGGATACCTTCGAGGCCGCGCGCTTTGCAGCTACCCTGGTGCAGGTGGTGTACAAGGAAGAATCTTTTTCAACCAACATTCATGATAATGCAGGCAAGGCCCGGGATCCTAAAAAAGGATTGGCAACCTTACTGAAACCACCTCCGCCCAAGCCGCAGGGGGATTTTGATCAGGCATTTTCGGGCGCCGCTGCACAGGTTACCGCGCACATTGAGCATGGTACCGAGCACCATAATCCTATGGAGCTGTTTGCGACCACCACTGTTTACGAAGGCAAAGGAAAGCTTACGATTTACGACAAAACGCAGGGTACCGTCAATAGTCAGCTCTACGTCTGCAATGTATTCGGGTTGAAATTCAAGAATGTTCGCGTTGTTTCACCTTATGTGGGCGGCGCATTTGGGTCGGTGGTTGCGGCCGCAGTACCAGCTGTTTATGTCCGTGATGGCAGCGCTTGA
- a CDS encoding xanthine dehydrogenase family protein molybdopterin-binding subunit, producing MSVMAALELKRSVRVVLSRKQMFTFGHRPPTLQTMRFGADASGRLTALGHAALGETSQFEDYIENVVNWGGMLYPAENTKLEYQIIPMDVFSPLDMRAPGGSTGMHAIESTLDELAYALHMDPVQLRLANYTTTDPSKKKPYTSKELKACYEQGAERFGWYNRNPEPRSMRRGSKLVGYGMATGIWEANQLVARVAATVRSDGKLHISSAVTDIGTGTKTVMAQIAADELGLPIENVIVGYGDSDMPFAPIQGGSFTLATLGSAIQASCMALRKKLLKIAAKAPDSPFSGLKTDDVVFRDGMFFLKDNPAQIMSLQTVIELNKGKEVRTVNTGLPRVFKTKNYARAAHSAAFVEVEVDEELGIIQVKRALTTVAAGRIINPKTARSQILGGMVWGISKALMEETSQDHRLGKYMNPNLAEYHIPVHADVHDLDVVFVEEKDELINGLGIKGVGEIGLVAMVPAITNAIFHATGKRIHKLPVRLDALL from the coding sequence ATGTCCGTGATGGCAGCGCTTGAACTGAAACGCTCCGTACGTGTGGTACTGAGCCGCAAGCAGATGTTTACCTTTGGCCACCGCCCGCCTACCCTGCAGACCATGCGCTTCGGTGCCGATGCTTCCGGACGGCTTACTGCGCTCGGACATGCTGCCTTGGGAGAAACTTCACAGTTTGAAGATTACATTGAAAACGTCGTAAACTGGGGCGGGATGCTTTATCCTGCGGAAAATACAAAGCTGGAATACCAGATCATACCCATGGATGTATTTAGCCCGCTGGATATGCGTGCGCCGGGAGGAAGTACTGGCATGCATGCCATTGAAAGTACCCTCGATGAGCTGGCTTACGCCCTGCACATGGATCCCGTACAGCTTCGCCTCGCCAATTATACCACCACCGATCCCAGCAAGAAAAAACCATATACGAGCAAGGAGCTGAAAGCCTGCTACGAGCAGGGTGCCGAGCGTTTTGGCTGGTACAACCGCAATCCTGAGCCGCGCAGCATGCGCCGCGGAAGCAAGCTGGTGGGCTACGGTATGGCTACCGGGATATGGGAGGCCAACCAGCTGGTAGCCCGCGTCGCCGCTACGGTACGTAGTGATGGAAAGCTGCATATTTCCAGTGCGGTCACGGACATTGGCACAGGTACCAAAACCGTCATGGCGCAGATTGCGGCAGACGAGCTGGGACTGCCCATTGAAAATGTAATTGTAGGATATGGCGACAGCGATATGCCTTTTGCACCCATTCAGGGGGGCTCTTTCACGCTGGCAACCCTGGGTTCGGCCATTCAGGCGAGTTGTATGGCATTGCGTAAAAAGCTCTTGAAAATTGCAGCCAAAGCGCCGGATTCACCTTTTTCAGGCTTAAAGACAGATGATGTGGTTTTCAGGGACGGAATGTTTTTTCTGAAAGACAATCCTGCACAAATAATGTCACTGCAAACTGTAATAGAGCTTAATAAAGGCAAGGAAGTACGCACGGTCAATACCGGTCTGCCGCGTGTATTCAAAACCAAAAACTACGCCCGTGCAGCACATAGCGCGGCTTTTGTAGAAGTGGAAGTAGATGAAGAGCTGGGAATCATACAGGTAAAGCGGGCCCTCACCACCGTAGCGGCAGGCCGCATCATCAATCCCAAAACGGCACGCAGCCAGATCCTGGGCGGCATGGTGTGGGGTATCAGCAAGGCGCTGATGGAAGAGACTTCACAGGACCACCGCCTCGGCAAGTACATGAATCCCAACCTGGCCGAATACCACATTCCCGTCCACGCCGATGTACATGACCTGGACGTGGTTTTTGTGGAGGAAAAAGATGAGCTGATCAATGGACTCGGCATTAAAGGAGTAGGGGAGATCGGGCTGGTGGCCATGGTACCTGCGATTACGAATGCCATTTTTCATGCAACAGGAAAGCGTATACACAAGCTGCCCGTCAGGCTTGATGCATTGTTGTAA
- a CDS encoding endonuclease/exonuclease/phosphatase family protein — translation MKSFPAALALWPLFFLLLFCTNFSVPAVYGVQPAALLKNAVFISDTVRAGSFSVITYNIAGLPQGLSSAAGNRAQSTGSIGEKLNAYDICHVQEDFNYNDQLYNSGNAHPYRSGSKGPVLFGDGLNTLSRYPVSELKRVAWTHCTGADCFTPKGFSYSRIAIRRGVFVDFYNVHANAFNHPEAAAARRGNLRQLSEYIRKHSANTAVVIMGDLNAHYTFADDNVHDLIRDNALSDIWVELKCNKKYPVEKDALPASNILDLTDSSETIDKILYRSSAVVQLVPAAYRFEKELFRNEKGSPLSDHHPVSAVFNWKLPELPLLLTQN, via the coding sequence ATGAAAAGCTTTCCCGCTGCACTGGCTTTATGGCCGCTCTTCTTTCTCCTGCTGTTTTGTACCAACTTTTCTGTCCCGGCTGTGTATGGTGTACAACCGGCAGCATTGCTCAAAAATGCTGTATTTATAAGTGACACTGTCCGCGCAGGCTCATTCTCGGTCATTACCTACAATATTGCAGGCCTTCCTCAGGGCCTGTCCAGTGCGGCTGGCAACCGTGCCCAAAGTACCGGAAGCATCGGTGAAAAGCTGAATGCTTACGATATCTGCCATGTGCAGGAGGATTTCAACTACAATGACCAGCTTTATAACAGCGGCAATGCGCACCCGTACCGCTCAGGTTCAAAGGGCCCGGTGCTTTTTGGCGATGGCCTCAATACCCTTTCCCGGTACCCGGTATCGGAGCTCAAAAGGGTAGCCTGGACGCATTGTACCGGCGCCGATTGCTTTACACCCAAAGGTTTCAGCTACTCGCGGATAGCCATTCGCCGGGGCGTGTTTGTGGATTTTTATAACGTACATGCCAATGCATTCAACCATCCCGAAGCCGCAGCAGCACGTCGTGGCAACCTGCGCCAGCTTTCGGAATACATCAGGAAGCACTCGGCCAACACAGCGGTGGTGATCATGGGTGACCTCAATGCGCATTATACTTTTGCGGACGACAATGTGCACGATCTGATCAGGGATAATGCACTGAGCGATATCTGGGTTGAATTGAAATGCAATAAAAAGTACCCCGTCGAAAAGGACGCGCTTCCAGCCAGCAACATCCTCGACCTGACCGATTCCTCTGAAACCATTGACAAGATCCTTTACCGCAGCAGTGCGGTCGTGCAGCTTGTTCCGGCAGCATACCGGTTTGAAAAAGAATTGTTCAGAAATGAAAAGGGCAGCCCGCTTTCCGACCACCACCCGGTAAGCGCAGTTTTCAACTGGAAACTTCCTGAACTACCCTTACTGCTGACCCAAAACTGA